The following proteins are encoded in a genomic region of Arachis ipaensis cultivar K30076 chromosome B02, Araip1.1, whole genome shotgun sequence:
- the LOC107625739 gene encoding putative disease resistance protein At3g14460 isoform X1 — protein sequence MAAKLEGGAYLSSFVDAVLKKLSSLDVNSTPMAKKLADQDLLRRLKLSLRSVRPVLDDAEQKLIRNDQEVKKWLLDLQDALYMADDLLDELSTKAATATPTQRDPGNYSSMCHSIVDSILEDSDDDDYEMGVADLVDKLESIVEEKNGLGLKEEPVRDLEDMSWRIESSLVESSEIFGRDNDKEAIIKLLLDDTCYAKISVIPIVGMGGVGKTTLAQLVYNDERVDKFDIKAWVCVSDQFDIVKVTKTLIEAAGGSFYNGDALDSLQTELKGKLMGKKFLIVLDDVWIDNSYSRQWKTLLKPFQFGKKGSKVLVTTRNDTTADVVKTISAHKLSLLSERDCWSLFVKCVFLSPESKEYSTLEPVGRELVKKCKGLPLAVESLGALLRTNYDEEDWDRVLKSELWEVFEDQNDEIIPALNMSYHYLPSSLKRCFVYCSLFPKDCLFKKDELVLLWMAEELLQPKEKKDLEEIGFEYFDQLVARSFFHSSSTYNNFYVIHDLMHDLATARAGEFYFRAEKLEESVGISNKTRHLLHDAGGNYPFSQLVSACDRVKDTRTFFEINLSRKDPFNMENAPHVFLSELKCLRVLSFNTFPLDSLPDSIGNLIHLRYLDLSDTWVETLPEELCCLYNLQTLKLNNCQHLKKLPSNMQDLINLRHLDIRGASIEEMPKGMSKLKDLHFLSDYIVGRHADNNGVKELGALANIHESLHIHQLENIMDGAQALEARIADKKHLKGLYLTWSYSNSYIDDSQDILNNLKPHRNLRKLSINEYKGLTFPDWFGHSSYKNMTKLYLYGCSNCLELPSLGQLPSLKRLRLSNFRKLQRVGAKFYKKVGSSSHGAAFPVLESLSFYGMDCWEEWLSVSSELDAFPLLRELRVQNCPALRGDLPSQLPALQILCIDRCGQLDFSLPRANALLELSVEGPQQVEAVLKAIAHNQLDCLQSLSLASCWSATSFPVASMPSSLQNLVINGCPYLEFPMLQQQHESLQSISISNSCHSLTSFPLASFPNLTTLRISSCINLKSLLASDPAASTSKLVSLTIESCPSLGSFPTLEMVAPHLEDLLLRECPEIESFFEGGLPPNLRELQIQHCEKLVKYLASMDLHDHCLIRLDIQHPYDNITSFPLNGSLPASLGTLNLRNFPSLEILDCKGLDHLQRLLIERCPKMQDVAGKSFPASLSMLCFNGFSLLRNRFQTNDKHILSKMSRVRNIRVDGAWISKDTLYHLIPNSFPQCPCVQVKLVCYKHNSSSMGSCLIFYCLYFLPYHCLYFLLYSYLYY from the exons ATGGCTGCAAAACTTGAGGGTGGAGCGTATCTCTCTTCCTTTGTTGATGCTGTTTTGAAGAAGCTGTCTTCACTCGATGTCAACTCAACTCCAATGGCAAAGAAGCTAGCTGACCAGGACTTGCTGCGGAGGCTGAAGCTAAGTCTCCGTTCAGTTCGGCCTGTGCTCGATGATGCTGAGCAGAAGCTGATCAGAAATGACCAAGAAGTCAAGAAATGGCTTCTTGATCTCCAAGATGCTCTCTACATGGCTGATGACTTGCTTGATGAACTCTCCACTAAAGCTGCCACTGCCACTCCCACTCAAAGGGATCCAGGTAACTATTCTTCCATGTGTCACTCCATCGTTGATTCAATCTTGGAagatagtgatgatgatgattatgagatgGGCGTAGCTGACCTAGTTGATAAACTAGAGTCTATTGTTGAAGAGAAAAATGGTCTTGGTCTAAAAGAAGAGCCTGTCAGAGATCTAGAGGACATGTCATGGAGAATTGAGTCATCTCTGGTTGAAAGTTCTGAGATATTTGGAAGGGATAATGACAAGGAAGCCATCATAAAATTGTTGTTAGATGATACTTGTTATGCTAAAATATCTGTGATCCCCATTGTGGGAATGGGAGGAGTTGGAAAAACTACCTTAGCTCAGTTGGTTTACAATGACGAAAGAGTGGATAAATTTGACATTAAAGCATGGGTGTGTGTTTCCGACCAATTTGACATTGTTAAGGTTACAAAGACCTTAATAGAAGCAGCAGGTGGTAGTTTTTATAATGGGGATGCTTTAGATTCACTTCAAACTGAGTTGAAGGGTAAGTTGATGGGGAAGAAATTCTTGATTGTTTTGGATGACGTGTGGATTGATAATTCTTATTCCAGGCAGTGGAAAACCCTTCTGAAACCTTTTCAATTTGGAAAAAAAGGAAGCAAGGTTCTTGTTACAACTCGAAATGATACTACTGCCGATGTAGTGAAAACTATTTCAGCACACAAGCTGAGTTTATTGTCAGAGAGAGATTGTTGGTCACTTTTTGTGAAATGTGTATTTCTTTCACCTGAATCTAAGGAGTATTCAACTCTGGAACCTGTTGGTCGAGAACTTGTGAAAAAGTGCAAAGGGCTACCTTTGGCTGTAGAGTCGCTTGGTGCCTTGTTACGAACAAACTATGATGAAGAGGATTGGGATCGTGTATTGAAAAGTGAGCTTTGGGAAGTTTTTGAAGATCAAAATGACGAGATTATTCCTGCATTAAACATGAGCTATCATTATCTTCCTTCAAGTCTAAAGCGATGCTTTGTTTATTGTTCTTTGTTTCCGAAAGATTGTCTATTCAAGAAAGATGAGTTGGTCTTGCTATGGATGGCAGAAGAACTTTTACAGCCAAAAGAAAAGAAGGATCTGGAAGAAATAGGTTTTGAATATTTCGATCAATTGGTTGCCAGATCCTTTTTCCATTCCTCTAGTACTTATAACAACTTCTATGTCATTCATGATCTTATGCATGATTTGGCAACAGCTCGTGCTGGAGAATTCTACTTTAGAGCTGAAAAACTTGAAGAAAGTGTCGGGATCAGCAATAAAACTCGTCATTTATTGCACGACGCAGGAGGAAATTATCCCTTCTCACAACTTGTGTCAGCTTGTGACAGGGTAAAAGATACTAGGacattttttgaaataaatttgtcTCGAAAGGATCCTTTCAATATGGAAAATGCTCCTCATGTCTTTTTATCAGAGTTGAAGTGCTTAAGAGTTTTGTCATTTAATACCTTTCCTCTTGATTCATTACCAGATTCAATAGGTAACTTGATCCATTTGCGATATTTGGATCTCTCGGATACATGGGTGGAGACATTGCCTGAGGAATTGTGTTGTTTGTACAATCTCCAAACATTGAAGTTGAATAATTGTCAACATCTGAAGAAGCTACCAAGTAATATGCAAGATCTTATAAATCTACGCCATCTTGATATTAGAGGAGCTAGCATTGAGGAGATGCCGAAAGGAATGAGCAAGTTGAAGGATTTGCACTTCTTAAGTGACTATATTGTCGGCAGGCATGCAGATAATAATGGAGTTAAAGAACTAGGAGCACTTGCAAATATTCATGAGTCACTTCACATTCACCAATTAGAGAATATCATGGATGGTGCTCAAGCTTTGGAGGCAAGAATTGCTGATAAGAAGCACCTTAAGGGTCTGTATTTGACATGGTCCTACAGCAACAGCTATATTGATGATTCTCAAGATATACTGAATAATTTAAAGCCTCACAGAAACTTGAGAAAGCTATCAATCAATGAGTATAAGGGTCTAACATTTCCAGATTGGTTTGGACATTCTTCCTACAAAAATATGACCAAACTGTACTTGTATGGCTGCAGCAACTGTTTAGAGCTTCCTTCACTTGGACAGCTACCCTCTTTGAAGCGCTTGCGCCTCTCCAACTTTAGAAAGCTACAACGTGTCGGTGCCAAGTTTTACAAAAAGGTTGGATCTTCTTCTCATGGGGCTGCCTTTCCGGTGCTTGAAAGTCTGAGTTTTTATGGAATGGATTGTTGGGAGGAGTGGCTTTCAGTTTCATCTGAGTTGGATGCTTTTCCTCTGCTTAGGGAGCTTAGAGTGCAAAATTGCCCTGCATTAAGGGGAGATTTGCCGAGTCAACTACCGGCTTTGCAAATCCTTTGCATTGATCGATGTGGTCAGCTTGACTTTTCTCTTCCAAGAGCTAATGCACTGCTCGAGTTATCAGTTGAAGGACCTCAGCAGGTGGAGGCTGTGTTGAAGGCCATTGCACACAACCAACTAGACTGTCTACAGTCTTTAAGCCTCGCAAGCTGTTGGTCGGCCACATCATTTCCAGTAGCTTCAATGCCCTCTTCATTGCAAAACTTGGTAATCAATGGTTGCCCATATCTAGAGTTCCCAATGCTTCAGCAGCAGCACGAGTCGTTACAGTCTATTTCAATATCTAACAGTTGTCATTCACTCACTTCCTTCCCCTTGGCAAGCTTTCCGAATCTCACCACACTCCGTATTTCATCATGTATAAATTTGAAGTCTCTTTTGGCATCAGATCCTGCTGCATCAACTTCAAAACTTGTCTCTTTAACGATCGAAAGCTGCCCGAGTTTGGGATCTTTTCCCACACTAGAGATGGTTGCACCCCATCTAGAAGATCTCTTGCTTCGAGAATGCCCAGAAATTGAATCCTTTTTTGAAGGGGGTTTGCCACCTAACCTGAGAGAGCTTCAAATCCAGCACTGTGAGAAACTGGTGAAGTACCTAGCATCCATGGACTTGCATGATCACTGTCTTATCCGTCTTGACATCCAACATCCATATGATAACATCACATCCTTCCCCTTGAACGGTTCCCTGCCGGCCTCACTTGGGACTCTCAATCTGCGAAACTTTCCGAGTCTAGAAATCTTAGACTGCAAGGGACTTGACCATCTCCAGAGATTATTGATAGAACGTTGTCCCAAGATGCAGGATGTCGCAGGGAAAAGCTTTCCTGCCTCTCTGTCAATGCTTTGCTTCAATGGATTTTCTTTGCTGAGGAATCGGTTTCAGACGAATGACAAGCACATTTTGTCCAAAATGTCCCGTGTCCGAAACATCAGAGTTGACGGTGCATGGATTTCTAAAG ATACACTTTACCATCTTATTCCAAACTCCTTTCCCCAATGCCCTTGTGTACAAGTTAAATTGGTTTGTTATAAACACAATTCTAGCTCCATGGGTTCATGTTTAATCTTTTACTGTTTATATTTTTTACCATATCATTGTCTATATTTTTTACTATATTCATATTTATATtactaa
- the LOC107625739 gene encoding putative disease resistance protein At3g14460 isoform X3, translating into MAAKLEGGAYLSSFVDAVLKKLSSLDVNSTPMAKKLADQDLLRRLKLSLRSVRPVLDDAEQKLIRNDQEVKKWLLDLQDALYMADDLLDELSTKAATATPTQRDPGNYSSMCHSIVDSILEDSDDDDYEMGVADLVDKLESIVEEKNGLGLKEEPVRDLEDMSWRIESSLVESSEIFGRDNDKEAIIKLLLDDTCYAKISVIPIVGMGGVGKTTLAQLVYNDERVDKFDIKAWVCVSDQFDIVKVTKTLIEAAGGSFYNGDALDSLQTELKGKLMGKKFLIVLDDVWIDNSYSRQWKTLLKPFQFGKKGSKVLVTTRNDTTADVVKTISAHKLSLLSERDCWSLFVKCVFLSPESKEYSTLEPVGRELVKKCKGLPLAVESLGALLRTNYDEEDWDRVLKSELWEVFEDQNDEIIPALNMSYHYLPSSLKRCFVYCSLFPKDCLFKKDELVLLWMAEELLQPKEKKDLEEIGFEYFDQLVARSFFHSSSTYNNFYVIHDLMHDLATARAGEFYFRAEKLEESVGISNKTRHLLHDAGGNYPFSQLVSACDRVKDTRTFFEINLSRKDPFNMENAPHVFLSELKCLRVLSFNTFPLDSLPDSIGNLIHLRYLDLSDTWVETLPEELCCLYNLQTLKLNNCQHLKKLPSNMQDLINLRHLDIRGASIEEMPKGMSKLKDLHFLSDYIVGRHADNNGVKELGALANIHESLHIHQLENIMDGAQALEARIADKKHLKGLYLTWSYSNSYIDDSQDILNNLKPHRNLRKLSINEYKGLTFPDWFGHSSYKNMTKLYLYGCSNCLELPSLGQLPSLKRLRLSNFRKLQRVGAKFYKKVGSSSHGAAFPVLESLSFYGMDCWEEWLSVSSELDAFPLLRELRVQNCPALRGDLPSQLPALQILCIDRCGQLDFSLPRANALLELSVEGPQQVEAVLKAIAHNQLDCLQSLSLASCWSATSFPVASMPSSLQNLVINGCPYLEFPMLQQQHESLQSISISNSCHSLTSFPLASFPNLTTLRISSCINLKSLLASDPAASTSKLVSLTIESCPSLGSFPTLEMVAPHLEDLLLRECPEIESFFEGGLPPNLRELQIQHCEKLVKYLASMDLHDHCLIRLDIQHPYDNITSFPLNGSLPASLGTLNLRNFPSLEILDCKGLDHLQRLLIERCPKMQDVAGKSFPASLSMLCFNGFSLLRNRFQTNDKHILSKMSRVRNIRVDGAWISKGEST; encoded by the exons ATGGCTGCAAAACTTGAGGGTGGAGCGTATCTCTCTTCCTTTGTTGATGCTGTTTTGAAGAAGCTGTCTTCACTCGATGTCAACTCAACTCCAATGGCAAAGAAGCTAGCTGACCAGGACTTGCTGCGGAGGCTGAAGCTAAGTCTCCGTTCAGTTCGGCCTGTGCTCGATGATGCTGAGCAGAAGCTGATCAGAAATGACCAAGAAGTCAAGAAATGGCTTCTTGATCTCCAAGATGCTCTCTACATGGCTGATGACTTGCTTGATGAACTCTCCACTAAAGCTGCCACTGCCACTCCCACTCAAAGGGATCCAGGTAACTATTCTTCCATGTGTCACTCCATCGTTGATTCAATCTTGGAagatagtgatgatgatgattatgagatgGGCGTAGCTGACCTAGTTGATAAACTAGAGTCTATTGTTGAAGAGAAAAATGGTCTTGGTCTAAAAGAAGAGCCTGTCAGAGATCTAGAGGACATGTCATGGAGAATTGAGTCATCTCTGGTTGAAAGTTCTGAGATATTTGGAAGGGATAATGACAAGGAAGCCATCATAAAATTGTTGTTAGATGATACTTGTTATGCTAAAATATCTGTGATCCCCATTGTGGGAATGGGAGGAGTTGGAAAAACTACCTTAGCTCAGTTGGTTTACAATGACGAAAGAGTGGATAAATTTGACATTAAAGCATGGGTGTGTGTTTCCGACCAATTTGACATTGTTAAGGTTACAAAGACCTTAATAGAAGCAGCAGGTGGTAGTTTTTATAATGGGGATGCTTTAGATTCACTTCAAACTGAGTTGAAGGGTAAGTTGATGGGGAAGAAATTCTTGATTGTTTTGGATGACGTGTGGATTGATAATTCTTATTCCAGGCAGTGGAAAACCCTTCTGAAACCTTTTCAATTTGGAAAAAAAGGAAGCAAGGTTCTTGTTACAACTCGAAATGATACTACTGCCGATGTAGTGAAAACTATTTCAGCACACAAGCTGAGTTTATTGTCAGAGAGAGATTGTTGGTCACTTTTTGTGAAATGTGTATTTCTTTCACCTGAATCTAAGGAGTATTCAACTCTGGAACCTGTTGGTCGAGAACTTGTGAAAAAGTGCAAAGGGCTACCTTTGGCTGTAGAGTCGCTTGGTGCCTTGTTACGAACAAACTATGATGAAGAGGATTGGGATCGTGTATTGAAAAGTGAGCTTTGGGAAGTTTTTGAAGATCAAAATGACGAGATTATTCCTGCATTAAACATGAGCTATCATTATCTTCCTTCAAGTCTAAAGCGATGCTTTGTTTATTGTTCTTTGTTTCCGAAAGATTGTCTATTCAAGAAAGATGAGTTGGTCTTGCTATGGATGGCAGAAGAACTTTTACAGCCAAAAGAAAAGAAGGATCTGGAAGAAATAGGTTTTGAATATTTCGATCAATTGGTTGCCAGATCCTTTTTCCATTCCTCTAGTACTTATAACAACTTCTATGTCATTCATGATCTTATGCATGATTTGGCAACAGCTCGTGCTGGAGAATTCTACTTTAGAGCTGAAAAACTTGAAGAAAGTGTCGGGATCAGCAATAAAACTCGTCATTTATTGCACGACGCAGGAGGAAATTATCCCTTCTCACAACTTGTGTCAGCTTGTGACAGGGTAAAAGATACTAGGacattttttgaaataaatttgtcTCGAAAGGATCCTTTCAATATGGAAAATGCTCCTCATGTCTTTTTATCAGAGTTGAAGTGCTTAAGAGTTTTGTCATTTAATACCTTTCCTCTTGATTCATTACCAGATTCAATAGGTAACTTGATCCATTTGCGATATTTGGATCTCTCGGATACATGGGTGGAGACATTGCCTGAGGAATTGTGTTGTTTGTACAATCTCCAAACATTGAAGTTGAATAATTGTCAACATCTGAAGAAGCTACCAAGTAATATGCAAGATCTTATAAATCTACGCCATCTTGATATTAGAGGAGCTAGCATTGAGGAGATGCCGAAAGGAATGAGCAAGTTGAAGGATTTGCACTTCTTAAGTGACTATATTGTCGGCAGGCATGCAGATAATAATGGAGTTAAAGAACTAGGAGCACTTGCAAATATTCATGAGTCACTTCACATTCACCAATTAGAGAATATCATGGATGGTGCTCAAGCTTTGGAGGCAAGAATTGCTGATAAGAAGCACCTTAAGGGTCTGTATTTGACATGGTCCTACAGCAACAGCTATATTGATGATTCTCAAGATATACTGAATAATTTAAAGCCTCACAGAAACTTGAGAAAGCTATCAATCAATGAGTATAAGGGTCTAACATTTCCAGATTGGTTTGGACATTCTTCCTACAAAAATATGACCAAACTGTACTTGTATGGCTGCAGCAACTGTTTAGAGCTTCCTTCACTTGGACAGCTACCCTCTTTGAAGCGCTTGCGCCTCTCCAACTTTAGAAAGCTACAACGTGTCGGTGCCAAGTTTTACAAAAAGGTTGGATCTTCTTCTCATGGGGCTGCCTTTCCGGTGCTTGAAAGTCTGAGTTTTTATGGAATGGATTGTTGGGAGGAGTGGCTTTCAGTTTCATCTGAGTTGGATGCTTTTCCTCTGCTTAGGGAGCTTAGAGTGCAAAATTGCCCTGCATTAAGGGGAGATTTGCCGAGTCAACTACCGGCTTTGCAAATCCTTTGCATTGATCGATGTGGTCAGCTTGACTTTTCTCTTCCAAGAGCTAATGCACTGCTCGAGTTATCAGTTGAAGGACCTCAGCAGGTGGAGGCTGTGTTGAAGGCCATTGCACACAACCAACTAGACTGTCTACAGTCTTTAAGCCTCGCAAGCTGTTGGTCGGCCACATCATTTCCAGTAGCTTCAATGCCCTCTTCATTGCAAAACTTGGTAATCAATGGTTGCCCATATCTAGAGTTCCCAATGCTTCAGCAGCAGCACGAGTCGTTACAGTCTATTTCAATATCTAACAGTTGTCATTCACTCACTTCCTTCCCCTTGGCAAGCTTTCCGAATCTCACCACACTCCGTATTTCATCATGTATAAATTTGAAGTCTCTTTTGGCATCAGATCCTGCTGCATCAACTTCAAAACTTGTCTCTTTAACGATCGAAAGCTGCCCGAGTTTGGGATCTTTTCCCACACTAGAGATGGTTGCACCCCATCTAGAAGATCTCTTGCTTCGAGAATGCCCAGAAATTGAATCCTTTTTTGAAGGGGGTTTGCCACCTAACCTGAGAGAGCTTCAAATCCAGCACTGTGAGAAACTGGTGAAGTACCTAGCATCCATGGACTTGCATGATCACTGTCTTATCCGTCTTGACATCCAACATCCATATGATAACATCACATCCTTCCCCTTGAACGGTTCCCTGCCGGCCTCACTTGGGACTCTCAATCTGCGAAACTTTCCGAGTCTAGAAATCTTAGACTGCAAGGGACTTGACCATCTCCAGAGATTATTGATAGAACGTTGTCCCAAGATGCAGGATGTCGCAGGGAAAAGCTTTCCTGCCTCTCTGTCAATGCTTTGCTTCAATGGATTTTCTTTGCTGAGGAATCGGTTTCAGACGAATGACAAGCACATTTTGTCCAAAATGTCCCGTGTCCGAAACATCAGAGTTGACGGTGCATGGATTTCTAAAG GAGAATCCACTTAG